The sequence below is a genomic window from Lysobacter capsici.
CGCGCCGATCCAGCCGTTGAGCACGGCGACGACCGGCAGCGCGACCAAGGCCAGCGCAAGCAACCATCCGACGAGGCGGAGCATGGCGTTCACGCCGTCGCACCTCCTTGCACGGTTGCCTCGAGCACGCGCCAGCACAGCTCGTCGTATTCGATCCCGACCTGACGCGCGGCCTTGGGCACCAGCGAATGGCTGGTCATGCCCGGCGCGGTGTTGACCTCGATCAGATACAGCTGGCCGCTGTCGCGGTCGCGCATCACGTCGACCCGGCCCCAGCCCTTGCAGCCGGCGGCGACGAAGGCCTCCATCGCCATGCGGCGGATTTCGGCTTCCTCGACGCCTTCCAGGCCGGGACACAGGTATTGGGTGTCCTCGGCGATGTACTTGGCGTGATAGTCGTACCACTCGCCCTTCGGCACGATCCGGATCGACGGCAGCGCGGTGTAGCCGTCGCCGTTGATCAGCACCGCGACGGTGAGCTCGTCGCCGATCACCATCTGCTCCATCAGCATTTCGCCGGGATAGCGCGCGGCCAGTTCGACCGCTTCGTCGATGTCGGCGTCCTTGAGCACGCGCGACACGCCGACGCTGGAGCCTTCGCTGGACGGCTTGATGATGACCGGCAGGCCGATCGCCTGGGCCGCGGCGTGCACGTCGTCGCCCTTGGCGATGCGGCGATAGCGCGGGGTCGGCAGGCCGGCCGCCATCCACACCTGCTTGGTGCGGATCTTGTCCATCGCCAGCGCCGAACCGAGCACGTCCGAACCGGTGTACGGCACGCCGAGCGCTTCGAGCACGCCCTGCAGCACGCCGTCTTCGCCGCCGCCCTTGTTGCCGTGCAGGATGTTGAACACGCGATCGACGCCGCCCACGCGAATGGCTTCGATCAGCGCCGGAATACCGTCGATCGCGAA
It includes:
- a CDS encoding D-alanine--D-alanine ligase, with product MSLQFAPLRVTDPAVFGRVAVLMGGTSAEREVSLDSGRGVLEALRSRGVDAFAIDGIPALIEAIRVGGVDRVFNILHGNKGGGEDGVLQGVLEALGVPYTGSDVLGSALAMDKIRTKQVWMAAGLPTPRYRRIAKGDDVHAAAQAIGLPVIIKPSSEGSSVGVSRVLKDADIDEAVELAARYPGEMLMEQMVIGDELTVAVLINGDGYTALPSIRIVPKGEWYDYHAKYIAEDTQYLCPGLEGVEEAEIRRMAMEAFVAAGCKGWGRVDVMRDRDSGQLYLIEVNTAPGMTSHSLVPKAARQVGIEYDELCWRVLEATVQGGATA